In a genomic window of candidate division WOR-3 bacterium:
- a CDS encoding endonuclease MutS2 — MDAQTLKALDFERIRSLLAEGCSTSIGRDKILQLKPSLSRDQAESEYERLTEMLKLDAEPPLAGMSDIRQLLWEAEAGRVLSAEELLRVRQSCATLNSCRQFFLTREHGLRVLRALVGLIPDVRELQRAIERAVDDSGAFRDNASDLLYELRSEIRERRNRLVEQLEQMIETEPERFAGTVMVRRERFVVPVRVEFKNQIAGVVHSVSASGQTVFIEPLATITEQNRLQELRDAEREEIERIQRELSDLVVKFAGALRAGISAVADLDALLAKRRFVIKFDCHQPVIDEDGRVELVKARHPLLMMHRSEVVPLDFKLPDGVNVVVVSGPNAGGKTVVLKTIGVCVLLMKSGIFIPAAAGSRLPWFERVFADIGDEQSLEADISSFTAHLHRLKQILNGADARSLVLIDEIGSATAPEEGSALAIAVLEELRRRQVFTVATTHFSSLKVFVQNEHGMANAGMEFRNGPTYRLLMGLPGESSAFEIAEQSGLPATLISRARERMGSEWLDFKTKLQQLNMEVESVTRARHEAEVQQKRAEALIREYESKLAEFERWQMQERKRQLLMREQELKEWRRRIENLVRELRERQADRESVVKTKSFIADELKVVEAQLSEVRLPSLPNEESPQVFAVGDEVESELFRRRGKVVEYKGERVVVEFGNIKLEVDPRGLKLARPASQPKPAVSEEFEFVPHLNIRGMTRDEAEIAVSRFLSEAVIAGAFELSILHGKGTGTLRQMLWRKLRQDARVAEIRFAEPSEGGMGVTIVKLHPKAERNGEK; from the coding sequence TTGGACGCGCAAACACTCAAGGCGCTTGATTTTGAGCGTATCCGCAGTCTGCTGGCAGAGGGCTGCAGCACGTCAATCGGGCGCGATAAAATACTTCAGCTGAAGCCGTCGCTGAGTCGGGATCAGGCAGAGTCAGAGTATGAGCGACTGACAGAGATGCTGAAGCTGGATGCCGAGCCGCCGCTTGCCGGCATGAGTGATATCCGGCAGCTGCTATGGGAGGCAGAAGCGGGTAGAGTTTTGAGTGCGGAGGAATTGCTCCGAGTAAGACAGTCGTGTGCAACACTGAACAGCTGTAGACAGTTCTTTCTGACTCGGGAACACGGGCTCAGGGTGCTGCGGGCACTGGTGGGGCTGATCCCTGATGTCCGGGAACTGCAGAGGGCAATAGAACGGGCAGTTGATGATTCAGGTGCGTTCCGGGATAATGCCAGTGATCTGCTTTATGAGCTGCGGAGCGAAATCCGGGAGCGTCGGAACCGGCTAGTGGAGCAGCTGGAGCAGATGATTGAAACTGAGCCCGAGCGATTTGCCGGCACGGTGATGGTGCGACGGGAGCGGTTTGTCGTACCGGTCCGGGTGGAGTTCAAGAATCAAATTGCCGGGGTGGTACATTCGGTTTCAGCCAGCGGGCAGACGGTGTTTATAGAACCGCTGGCGACGATTACTGAACAGAACCGGCTGCAGGAACTGCGGGATGCGGAACGGGAGGAGATCGAACGGATTCAGCGGGAGCTGTCTGATCTGGTAGTTAAATTTGCCGGTGCGCTCCGGGCAGGAATCAGCGCGGTGGCGGACCTGGATGCACTTTTGGCAAAGCGCCGGTTTGTCATCAAATTTGATTGTCATCAGCCGGTGATTGACGAAGACGGCAGAGTGGAGCTGGTTAAGGCAAGACATCCGCTGTTAATGATGCACCGGTCTGAGGTGGTGCCCCTTGATTTCAAACTACCTGATGGTGTAAATGTCGTTGTGGTTTCGGGTCCGAATGCCGGCGGCAAAACGGTGGTGCTGAAGACCATCGGGGTCTGTGTCCTGCTGATGAAAAGCGGTATTTTTATCCCCGCGGCTGCCGGTTCCCGGCTGCCATGGTTTGAGCGGGTGTTTGCCGATATCGGCGATGAGCAGTCGCTTGAAGCGGATATCTCATCCTTTACTGCCCATCTGCATCGGCTGAAGCAGATCCTCAATGGTGCTGACGCCAGAAGTCTGGTGCTGATTGATGAAATCGGTTCTGCTACTGCACCGGAAGAGGGTTCGGCACTGGCAATTGCAGTACTTGAGGAGTTGAGGCGCCGCCAAGTGTTCACCGTGGCGACTACTCATTTCAGCAGTTTGAAGGTATTTGTTCAGAATGAACACGGAATGGCCAACGCCGGTATGGAGTTCCGTAACGGTCCGACCTACCGGTTACTGATGGGTTTGCCGGGCGAGTCCAGTGCCTTCGAAATCGCTGAGCAGTCAGGTTTGCCGGCAACGCTGATCAGCCGGGCGCGGGAACGGATGGGCAGTGAGTGGCTGGATTTCAAGACAAAGCTCCAGCAGCTTAATATGGAAGTGGAGTCGGTGACGAGGGCGCGACACGAAGCAGAAGTGCAGCAGAAGCGGGCTGAGGCGTTGATCAGGGAATATGAATCTAAACTGGCGGAATTTGAGCGATGGCAGATGCAGGAGCGGAAGCGGCAGTTGCTGATGCGGGAACAGGAGTTGAAGGAATGGCGGCGCCGGATCGAAAATCTGGTGCGGGAACTGCGGGAACGCCAGGCAGACCGGGAAAGTGTTGTTAAGACAAAGAGTTTTATTGCGGATGAGCTCAAAGTTGTTGAAGCACAGCTGTCTGAAGTCCGATTGCCTTCACTTCCAAATGAAGAATCGCCACAGGTTTTTGCGGTTGGAGATGAGGTGGAATCCGAACTTTTCCGGCGTCGGGGCAAAGTGGTGGAGTACAAGGGTGAACGGGTGGTGGTGGAGTTTGGAAATATCAAGCTGGAGGTAGATCCTCGGGGCTTGAAACTGGCTCGTCCGGCATCCCAGCCCAAGCCGGCAGTTTCTGAGGAGTTTGAGTTTGTGCCGCATTTGAACATTCGAGGAATGACCCGGGATGAGGCAGAAATCGCCGTATCCCGGTTTCTGAGTGAAGCGGTAATTGCAGGTGCATTTGAGTTGTCAATTTTGCATGGTAAAGGAACAGGAACTCTACGCCAGATGCTATGGAGAAAACTGCGGCAGGATGCCCGGGTTGCCGAAATCAGGTTTGCCGAGCCCAGCGAAGGCGGCATGGGTGTGACGATTGTGAAGTTGCATCCTAAGGCAGAGCGGAATGGTGAGAAATGA
- the dnaG gene encoding DNA primase, whose translation MIKPDIIERVRQETDIVALIGSYVPLKKVGRYYRGLCPFHSERSPSFYVSPERQAYHCFGCGAGGTAITFVMRYEKLEFPEAVRLLAKRLGIRVEEETGSSKYQPLYETCERVARFYEQMLVKSEPARNYLQQRGLSANTIKRFRLGFAPGGNYLRGHAAKLGLNEELLIQSGLLLVRDEGRIDYFRERIIFPVFSLSGRIIGFGGRVLDDSEPKYLNSPDTPIFHKGENLYGLYQARAYIRDNVPVLVEGNFDLLSLVEHGINNCLASLGTALTTEQALLLRRFNQQVILCYDGDEAGRKACRRSIETLLRAGLDPQIVNLPADEDPDSFVRKYGREDFENILSRRVDFVDFIVAGRELSSVAEQRAVLRELTGLVALIPDSVTGELYRNRIARNFNIDPRQLLTAGPENSKGTDFRLSDAWHRRAEKLLAAAVKSQRLAQVASEFSISELVEDEVLSSIARTLEVHCGDEAYSPHRLMELVGDDTARNKIARWLFSEEKPPDENDFRRWLCDFRGRWLQREIERAHDAGDQEREERLIREKNLLKSRCLKKK comes from the coding sequence ATGATTAAGCCCGATATTATTGAACGGGTCCGGCAGGAGACCGATATTGTAGCACTGATCGGCAGTTATGTGCCGCTTAAGAAAGTTGGCCGGTATTATCGCGGTCTGTGTCCGTTTCATTCCGAGCGGTCACCATCTTTCTATGTCAGTCCCGAACGCCAGGCTTATCACTGTTTTGGCTGCGGTGCTGGCGGCACCGCCATCACTTTTGTCATGCGCTACGAGAAACTGGAATTTCCGGAGGCGGTCCGGCTGCTGGCGAAACGGCTGGGAATCAGAGTGGAGGAAGAAACCGGAAGCAGCAAGTATCAGCCGCTTTATGAGACATGCGAGCGGGTTGCCCGTTTCTATGAGCAGATGCTGGTGAAATCTGAGCCGGCAAGAAATTATCTACAGCAGCGAGGCTTGAGTGCTAATACGATTAAGCGGTTCCGACTGGGTTTTGCTCCTGGGGGCAATTATCTGCGCGGGCATGCCGCAAAACTGGGGTTGAACGAGGAGCTGCTGATTCAGTCCGGGCTGCTTCTGGTGCGTGACGAGGGTAGAATTGACTATTTCCGAGAGCGGATTATTTTCCCGGTATTTTCACTTTCCGGCAGGATAATCGGATTTGGCGGGCGGGTGCTCGATGACAGTGAACCGAAGTATCTTAATTCCCCGGACACACCAATTTTTCACAAAGGAGAAAACCTCTACGGTCTCTATCAGGCGCGGGCCTATATTCGGGATAATGTACCGGTGCTGGTTGAGGGTAATTTTGATCTGCTGTCACTGGTGGAACACGGAATTAATAACTGCTTGGCAAGTCTGGGAACCGCACTCACTACCGAGCAGGCACTGCTTCTGCGGCGATTTAATCAGCAGGTAATTCTCTGTTATGATGGTGATGAAGCGGGAAGGAAGGCGTGCCGGCGCTCAATCGAAACTCTGCTCCGCGCAGGGTTGGACCCGCAGATTGTTAATCTGCCGGCGGATGAGGACCCGGACAGTTTTGTCCGGAAGTACGGACGGGAAGATTTCGAGAATATTTTAAGCCGGCGCGTTGATTTCGTTGATTTTATCGTTGCTGGCCGGGAACTGAGTTCAGTGGCAGAACAGCGGGCAGTGCTCAGAGAACTTACCGGTCTCGTAGCTCTGATTCCTGATTCGGTAACAGGAGAATTGTACCGGAACCGGATTGCCCGGAATTTTAACATCGACCCCAGGCAACTTCTGACCGCCGGACCCGAGAATTCAAAGGGCACCGATTTTCGTCTGTCCGACGCCTGGCACCGGCGTGCAGAGAAACTTCTGGCGGCAGCGGTCAAGAGTCAGAGGCTGGCGCAGGTCGCATCCGAATTTTCAATTTCAGAGCTGGTTGAAGATGAGGTTTTGAGCAGTATTGCCCGGACTCTGGAAGTGCACTGTGGAGATGAGGCTTATTCCCCGCACCGGCTGATGGAGCTGGTGGGCGATGACACGGCGAGAAACAAGATTGCCCGCTGGCTTTTTTCGGAGGAGAAGCCCCCGGATGAGAATGATTTCCGGCGCTGGCTCTGTGATTTCCGTGGACGATGGCTGCAACGGGAAATCGAGCGGGCACATGATGCCGGAGACCAGGAACGTGAGGAGAGGTTGATTCGGGAAAAAAATTTACTTAAGTCAAGATGTT